The proteins below come from a single Chryseobacterium sp. MA9 genomic window:
- a CDS encoding fibronectin type III domain-containing protein: MVINLFSRVVPAIALFSASVIMAQNYQTMPVSSGFTADVIANGIGSSTITTNNDVDGVSYAFVAKDFQLTSTSAAITYGIPVDGIINSVVATTPGLKFQLADLNANNSLRLAATSDNGTLAFTTPKAATKLYMLAVSGSGTSTVSVVVNFTDGSSQTFSSISLADWYNGSNFAIQGIGRIKKPGATPAVGDDVPSPEGGTNPRLYQAELAIDAANQAKLVQSVTVTKVSGSGIPNIFAFSADGYSDCTPPTLQAVSGITANSALVSWTTPTNAVSYDVYHSTSNTIPASTVTPTYPGVTGTSTTIGGLNSNTTYYYWVRSNCSTATGQSVWSFAGTFKTACSTFTVPYTENFDTTSVGSNTNNNAPSCWAYLESTSFAGYGYVTTTNNYSAPNAYYLYNSTATTGSQMLVSPPTVNLSDGTKRVRFYARSGSNGYTLLVGTLSNPADPASFTPIGSPIALTTTHTIYTVNIPAGSDLQLAFKHGLGGTGRGLYIDNITVQNIPSCLEPTAVTSSNVASNTATIGWTEPSPVPAGGYEVYYSTSNTAPDASTVLNATNSATSTTVSAPLSGLQPSTTYYTWVRSSCSASDKSIWSTSTSFTTLCVPITTLPWSENFDAMATIGSAIIPNCWKQTPGGSSSTYNFTSANASQQAYNDPKSAPNYVTIYYPYSNAAYLWTPTFTLTAGSSYDFTFYWVGDGYSGWQNEVLVNNGQTAIGATSLSTFITADQTAAGGGNSANYTKVTVTYIPTATGNYSFGIKALNTTTDPYYMGFDDFSLTQSNLATAETSVKKKEVNVYPNPFKDVLHVADIKNVKSVTVTDVAGRVVKTIDNPTTELQLGELNAGLYLVTMNFKDGSKSTVKAIKK, from the coding sequence ATGGTAATAAATTTATTTTCTAGAGTGGTACCCGCTATCGCTCTCTTTTCAGCCAGTGTAATAATGGCTCAGAATTATCAAACTATGCCGGTTTCTTCAGGCTTTACAGCTGATGTGATTGCCAACGGGATAGGTTCTTCAACAATTACTACAAATAATGACGTAGACGGAGTTTCTTACGCTTTTGTAGCTAAAGATTTTCAGCTTACATCCACAAGTGCTGCTATTACGTATGGTATTCCTGTTGACGGAATTATTAATTCTGTAGTGGCAACAACTCCCGGATTGAAATTTCAGTTAGCAGATTTGAATGCTAACAATTCTTTGAGACTGGCTGCAACCAGTGATAATGGAACTTTGGCATTTACAACACCAAAGGCAGCGACCAAACTGTATATGCTTGCTGTAAGTGGAAGTGGTACTTCTACGGTAAGTGTAGTGGTAAATTTTACAGATGGCAGTTCACAGACGTTTTCAAGTATTAGTCTTGCAGACTGGTATAATGGATCTAATTTTGCCATTCAGGGAATAGGAAGGATTAAAAAGCCGGGAGCTACTCCTGCTGTAGGTGACGATGTTCCTTCTCCTGAGGGCGGAACCAATCCAAGATTATATCAGGCTGAACTGGCAATAGATGCAGCCAATCAGGCAAAACTAGTACAAAGTGTAACAGTAACCAAAGTAAGTGGCTCAGGGATACCCAATATTTTTGCTTTTTCAGCAGATGGCTATTCAGATTGTACGCCTCCTACCTTACAGGCAGTTTCAGGGATAACGGCTAATTCTGCATTAGTTTCATGGACAACTCCTACCAATGCTGTAAGTTATGATGTGTATCACAGTACTTCAAATACAATACCTGCAAGTACCGTAACACCTACTTATCCGGGAGTAACAGGTACAAGTACAACTATTGGAGGTCTTAATTCCAATACAACGTATTATTATTGGGTAAGAAGCAATTGCAGCACTGCAACAGGCCAAAGTGTATGGTCTTTTGCCGGTACGTTTAAAACAGCCTGCTCTACTTTCACTGTTCCATATACAGAAAACTTTGATACTACAAGTGTAGGATCTAATACAAATAATAATGCACCAAGCTGTTGGGCCTATTTAGAAAGTACGTCATTTGCAGGGTATGGATATGTAACAACAACGAATAACTATTCAGCACCTAATGCTTATTATTTATATAACTCTACTGCTACTACTGGCAGCCAAATGTTAGTTTCTCCTCCAACTGTAAACCTTTCAGATGGTACTAAACGGGTGAGATTTTACGCAAGATCCGGATCAAATGGGTATACATTATTAGTGGGTACTTTATCAAACCCTGCAGATCCTGCTTCTTTTACACCCATTGGTTCTCCTATTGCATTGACGACTACACACACAATATATACTGTTAATATTCCTGCGGGATCTGATTTGCAGTTAGCATTTAAGCATGGTTTAGGAGGTACAGGCCGTGGACTTTATATTGATAATATTACAGTTCAGAATATCCCTTCTTGTCTGGAGCCTACAGCAGTTACATCATCAAACGTAGCATCGAACACAGCAACGATCGGTTGGACGGAACCATCTCCAGTTCCTGCAGGCGGGTACGAAGTTTATTACAGCACAAGCAATACTGCACCTGATGCTTCTACTGTTTTAAACGCTACAAACTCTGCAACTTCTACAACAGTTTCTGCACCGTTAAGCGGACTGCAGCCCTCTACAACATATTATACATGGGTAAGATCTAGCTGTAGCGCATCTGATAAGAGCATCTGGAGTACTTCTACATCATTTACAACTCTTTGTGTTCCAATAACTACATTGCCTTGGAGTGAAAATTTTGATGCGATGGCAACTATAGGTTCTGCAATCATTCCGAACTGTTGGAAACAAACTCCGGGAGGAAGTTCATCTACCTATAACTTTACATCAGCAAATGCTTCCCAGCAAGCTTATAATGATCCTAAATCTGCTCCAAATTATGTGACGATCTATTATCCATATAGCAATGCAGCTTATTTATGGACACCTACATTTACTCTAACTGCAGGAAGTTCGTATGATTTTACATTCTATTGGGTAGGAGATGGCTATTCTGGTTGGCAGAATGAAGTATTGGTAAACAACGGACAAACAGCGATCGGAGCAACTAGCTTATCAACATTTATTACTGCTGATCAAACAGCTGCAGGGGGAGGTAACAGTGCTAATTATACTAAAGTTACCGTTACCTATATCCCAACGGCTACTGGTAACTATTCATTTGGAATTAAAGCTTTGAATACAACAACGGATCCATACTATATGGGATTTGATGACTTCTCTCTTACACAGTCTAATTTAGCTACTGCTGAAACATCTGTTAAGAAAAAAGAAGTGAATGTATATCCTAATCCTTTCAAAGATGTTCTGCATGTTGCTGATATCAAAAATGTTAAATCTGTAACAGTTACAGATGTAGCGGGAAGAGTAGTGAAAACTATTGACAATCCAACTACAGAACTTCAGTTAGGTGAATTAAATGCTGGTTTATACTTAGTGACGATGAACTTTAAAGATGGTTCAAAATCAACAGTAAAAGCCATTAAAAAATAA
- a CDS encoding pyridoxal phosphate-dependent aminotransferase, translating to MPNISNRALHMPPSPVRKLVPFALQAKQKGIKVYHLNIGQPDIETPETALNALKNIDLKVLEYALSEGNIEYRKALTEYYHSLGFSDLTPDNFIVTNGGSEALNFAISTLCDEGDEVIIPEPYYANYNGFTSTFDVNVVAVSSTIDTGFALPPIEEFEKKITDKTRAIIICNPGNPTGYLYTREELQKLADIALKYDIVIISDEVYREYVYDGKQQISMFDFPELAENCIIIDSESKRYSMCGVRIGCMVTRSSKIRNAAMLFAQARLSPVLLGQIAATAAHQNDGAYIRAVREEYTHRRNVLVDLLNAIPGVICPKPRGAFYCVAELPVDDTEKFAQWLLEKYSLNNETIMVAPAGGFYSDPELGKKQVRIAYVLKEEDLKRSAEILKEALKKYREEFSL from the coding sequence ATGCCGAATATTTCAAACAGAGCGCTGCATATGCCGCCATCGCCGGTAAGAAAACTGGTTCCCTTTGCATTACAAGCAAAACAGAAAGGAATAAAAGTATACCATCTTAATATCGGACAGCCTGATATTGAAACTCCGGAAACAGCTTTAAATGCTTTAAAAAACATCGATTTAAAAGTATTGGAATATGCGCTTTCTGAAGGAAATATAGAATACAGAAAAGCCCTTACAGAATATTATCATTCATTAGGTTTTTCAGATCTTACCCCTGATAATTTCATTGTTACCAATGGAGGTTCTGAAGCCCTGAACTTTGCTATTTCTACTTTATGTGACGAAGGTGACGAGGTGATTATTCCTGAGCCTTACTATGCCAACTACAATGGTTTCACCAGCACATTTGATGTGAATGTAGTAGCCGTATCTTCTACTATTGATACTGGCTTTGCTTTGCCTCCTATTGAAGAATTCGAGAAAAAAATCACAGACAAAACAAGAGCAATCATCATCTGTAACCCAGGAAACCCTACCGGATATCTGTATACCCGTGAGGAGCTTCAGAAGCTTGCAGACATTGCTTTGAAATATGATATTGTAATCATTTCTGATGAAGTATACAGAGAATATGTATATGACGGAAAACAGCAGATCTCAATGTTTGATTTCCCTGAATTAGCTGAAAACTGCATCATCATTGATTCAGAATCCAAGCGTTATTCTATGTGTGGAGTAAGAATCGGATGTATGGTTACCCGTTCCAGCAAAATCCGTAATGCTGCCATGCTTTTTGCACAGGCGAGATTGAGCCCGGTTCTTTTAGGACAGATTGCCGCAACAGCTGCCCACCAGAATGATGGTGCTTACATCAGAGCTGTAAGAGAAGAATACACCCACAGAAGAAACGTATTGGTAGACCTTTTGAATGCTATCCCAGGGGTAATCTGCCCAAAACCAAGAGGAGCTTTCTACTGTGTTGCTGAACTTCCGGTAGATGATACTGAAAAATTTGCACAGTGGCTGCTTGAAAAATATTCTCTTAACAACGAAACCATCATGGTAGCTCCTGCAGGAGGATTCTACAGTGATCCGGAATTAGGAAAGAAACAGGTAAGAATTGCCTACGTTCTGAAAGAAGAAGATTTAAAAAGAAGTGCTGAAATTCTTAAAGAAGCTTTAAAGAAGTACAGAGAAGAATTCAGCCTGTAA
- the murB gene encoding UDP-N-acetylmuramate dehydrogenase: protein MQENFSLKPYNTFGVEAKARYFTEVNTIDELKEALIFSKTQSLQLLFLGGGSNILLTKDFDGLAIRLNLKGISEENTNKNEVLVTAKAGENWHEFVMYCLQKNFGGLENLSLIPGNVGTSPMQNIGAYGTEIKDIFVSCQVLNLENLELTTFNLEQCRFGYRDSIFKQEGKGRYVILEVTFKLTRKDHAIKTEYGAIKSELENLGIENPNIQDISKAVINIRQSKLPDPKVIGNAGSFFKNPTIPLVQFENLKQKFENIQGYPSGDMVKVPAGWLIEQCGWKGKQIGNVASHKLQSLVIINATGNATGKEIFDFSTEIINSVKEKFGIELEREVNII from the coding sequence ATGCAGGAAAATTTTTCACTAAAACCTTATAACACATTTGGTGTTGAAGCCAAAGCCCGCTATTTTACTGAAGTCAATACTATTGATGAATTAAAAGAAGCACTCATTTTCTCGAAGACCCAGTCTCTTCAGCTTCTGTTTTTAGGAGGCGGGAGCAATATTCTTCTGACAAAAGATTTTGACGGTCTTGCTATCAGACTTAATTTAAAAGGAATTTCCGAAGAAAACACCAATAAAAATGAAGTATTGGTAACAGCAAAAGCAGGTGAAAACTGGCATGAATTTGTGATGTACTGCCTGCAAAAGAATTTTGGCGGACTGGAAAACCTTTCTTTAATTCCCGGAAATGTAGGAACTTCTCCTATGCAGAATATTGGAGCTTACGGAACGGAAATCAAAGATATTTTTGTCAGCTGCCAGGTATTGAATCTGGAAAATCTTGAGCTTACAACTTTCAATCTTGAACAATGCAGATTCGGTTACAGAGATTCTATCTTCAAACAGGAAGGAAAAGGCAGATATGTTATTCTGGAGGTCACTTTTAAACTTACCCGCAAAGACCACGCCATCAAAACAGAATATGGTGCTATTAAATCTGAACTGGAAAATCTTGGCATTGAAAATCCAAATATTCAGGATATTTCGAAAGCGGTTATCAATATAAGACAAAGCAAACTGCCGGATCCTAAAGTAATTGGAAACGCCGGAAGCTTTTTCAAAAACCCGACTATCCCCTTAGTCCAATTTGAAAATTTAAAACAAAAGTTTGAAAACATCCAGGGTTACCCTAGTGGTGATATGGTAAAAGTTCCTGCCGGATGGCTGATTGAACAATGTGGCTGGAAAGGAAAGCAGATCGGAAATGTAGCTTCACACAAACTACAGTCTCTGGTGATCATCAATGCTACCGGAAATGCTACTGGAAAAGAAATTTTTGATTTTTCTACTGAAATCATCAACTCAGTGAAAGAAAAATTCGGGATAGAACTTGAACGGGAAGTGAATATTATTTAA
- the proC gene encoding pyrroline-5-carboxylate reductase, with amino-acid sequence MKIAILGAGNMGLSFSKSFLKYELIKPEHLHLIIRSQEKISKLTEEFPKSKISTFEEVKELDADLIIIAVKPQDFQSVAQNIQFTLKENQMVLSIMAGINIEKIQKLLHHPLVVRAMPNSPTLLGMGITGYTAASGISFSQLINIERLLNSTGRSVYLEEEELLDGVTALSGSGPAYFYYIIDAMIKAGIEMGIEENLSKLFVKQTMLGAYHLINNSDKNLEELIKDVASKGGTTEAALKTFEENNFKEILKQGILNAEKRAKELNK; translated from the coding sequence ATGAAAATAGCTATTCTTGGAGCTGGAAATATGGGGCTTTCTTTCTCAAAATCATTTTTAAAATATGAACTGATCAAACCTGAACATCTGCATCTCATTATCAGAAGTCAGGAAAAAATATCTAAATTAACTGAAGAATTCCCAAAATCTAAAATTTCCACCTTTGAAGAAGTTAAGGAACTCGATGCTGATTTGATTATCATTGCTGTAAAACCTCAGGATTTTCAGTCGGTTGCCCAAAATATTCAGTTTACATTAAAAGAAAACCAGATGGTTTTATCCATTATGGCCGGAATTAATATTGAAAAAATTCAGAAATTACTGCATCATCCGCTTGTTGTAAGAGCAATGCCGAACTCTCCTACCCTTCTGGGAATGGGAATTACCGGTTATACTGCAGCCAGCGGGATTTCTTTCAGTCAATTAATCAATATAGAAAGATTACTGAACAGCACCGGAAGATCAGTTTATCTGGAGGAAGAAGAACTTCTGGATGGTGTTACGGCACTTTCAGGAAGTGGTCCCGCTTATTTCTATTACATCATTGATGCAATGATTAAGGCTGGGATTGAAATGGGAATTGAAGAAAACCTCTCCAAGCTTTTTGTAAAACAGACGATGCTGGGAGCTTATCATTTAATTAATAATTCAGACAAAAATCTTGAGGAACTGATTAAAGATGTTGCTTCTAAAGGCGGAACTACAGAAGCCGCTTTAAAAACATTTGAAGAAAACAATTTCAAAGAAATTCTGAAACAAGGAATTCTGAATGCCGAAAAACGCGCTAAAGAACTTAATAAATAA
- a CDS encoding VanZ family protein: MLKKIYKIIIIPYTLFLLYLMFLGMGRFQYEENLITLEPVFSTIKFIQGPNKMIDIVMIVLGNIIMFIPFGFLGWIFPDLKKLRPLLFSFISCIVIVEALQYFTRMGIFEVDDIILNTFGVYLGWEFCRMFEKRFIY; encoded by the coding sequence ATGTTAAAGAAAATATATAAAATCATTATTATTCCGTATACTTTGTTTTTGCTTTACCTGATGTTTTTGGGAATGGGCAGATTTCAGTATGAAGAAAATCTTATTACTTTAGAACCTGTTTTTTCTACAATAAAATTTATCCAGGGGCCCAATAAGATGATAGATATTGTGATGATTGTCTTAGGAAATATTATAATGTTTATTCCTTTTGGGTTTTTGGGCTGGATTTTTCCCGACCTTAAAAAACTAAGGCCATTGCTGTTTAGTTTTATCTCATGTATCGTTATTGTTGAAGCACTGCAATACTTTACAAGAATGGGAATATTTGAGGTAGACGATATCATCCTGAATACTTTTGGAGTGTATCTGGGATGGGAGTTTTGCAGAATGTTTGAAAAAAGATTTATTTATTAA
- the lnt gene encoding apolipoprotein N-acyltransferase, whose translation MKYVLLTLISAMLLSVSWPTYGVPFFIFFALVPLLMMEHGVSKFSDYKRKSWIVFGLSYLCFVIWNVVTTGWLYGSKNPDGSHSLMAVVFPVLVNSLLYSLVFQCYHWYKNAQGTYWGLGFLIAIWMSFEKFHLGWELTWPWLNLGNVFADYPKLIQWYDTLGATGGSFWILLINVLIFYTVRTWEAGRKRKDLIKNSAIVGALIVLPMIISVIKYNNFDEKATGQVSILMLQPDLDPYAEKYSKDSLTIEQDLLALAEKNSTGKIDYYIAPETALPGRGSISETAFEKSLLLNNIKGFLTNHPGSVFATGISSHRFFYNPADLPKEAYQINSGVWVSSYNTAIQLVPNQKVQAYHKGKLVPGVEIFPYMNVLKPLLGDAMLNLGGTVASLGTDKERVAFSNPYNKGKLAPIICYESIYGEFVTDYVKKGANFLAIMTNDSWWGVTEGHKQLLSYAKLRAIETRREIARAANSGISAHINAKGEVTADTFYGDKTALFAKVNLYDTMTFYTRAGDILSRFSIFALGFLLFYFLIEWFKKKMKKA comes from the coding sequence ATGAAATACGTTCTACTTACACTTATTTCAGCAATGCTGCTGTCGGTTTCATGGCCAACTTATGGAGTTCCGTTTTTTATATTTTTTGCCCTTGTTCCTCTTCTGATGATGGAGCATGGAGTTTCAAAATTTTCAGATTACAAAAGGAAAAGCTGGATTGTCTTCGGATTATCTTATCTATGTTTTGTGATATGGAATGTTGTAACCACAGGATGGCTGTATGGCTCAAAAAATCCTGACGGAAGCCATTCTCTGATGGCCGTTGTATTCCCGGTATTGGTCAATTCTCTTTTATATTCTTTAGTATTCCAATGTTATCACTGGTACAAAAATGCTCAGGGAACCTATTGGGGATTGGGATTCCTGATCGCGATCTGGATGAGTTTTGAAAAATTTCATTTGGGATGGGAGCTTACGTGGCCGTGGCTGAACCTTGGGAATGTATTCGCAGATTATCCAAAACTGATCCAGTGGTATGACACTTTAGGAGCTACCGGAGGAAGCTTCTGGATACTTCTAATCAATGTTCTGATTTTTTATACAGTAAGAACCTGGGAAGCCGGAAGAAAGAGAAAAGATTTGATTAAAAACTCAGCTATCGTTGGAGCTCTTATTGTTCTTCCAATGATTATTTCAGTGATCAAATACAATAATTTTGATGAAAAAGCAACCGGACAGGTCAGTATTCTGATGCTCCAGCCGGATCTTGACCCTTATGCCGAAAAATATTCGAAAGACAGTCTGACAATAGAACAGGATCTATTAGCGCTTGCTGAAAAAAATTCAACAGGCAAAATTGATTATTATATTGCTCCGGAAACAGCCCTTCCCGGCAGAGGATCTATTTCTGAAACAGCTTTTGAAAAGAGCTTACTTCTCAACAATATCAAAGGATTTTTAACCAATCACCCTGGATCTGTTTTTGCGACAGGAATTTCTTCACACCGTTTTTTTTATAACCCTGCTGACTTACCTAAAGAAGCGTATCAGATCAATAGCGGTGTTTGGGTGAGCAGCTATAATACAGCCATTCAATTGGTACCTAATCAAAAAGTACAGGCTTACCACAAAGGGAAACTGGTACCGGGTGTTGAAATATTTCCTTATATGAATGTTTTAAAACCGCTTTTAGGAGATGCTATGCTTAATCTGGGAGGTACTGTAGCCTCGTTGGGTACAGATAAAGAAAGAGTTGCTTTTTCAAACCCTTACAACAAAGGAAAACTGGCACCTATTATCTGCTATGAAAGTATCTATGGTGAGTTTGTAACAGACTATGTAAAAAAAGGAGCTAATTTCTTAGCCATTATGACCAATGACTCCTGGTGGGGTGTTACAGAAGGCCACAAACAGCTTTTATCTTACGCTAAGTTAAGAGCCATTGAAACCAGAAGAGAGATTGCCCGTGCGGCTAACAGTGGAATTTCAGCACATATCAATGCAAAAGGAGAAGTGACTGCTGATACTTTCTATGGAGATAAAACAGCTTTATTTGCGAAAGTGAACCTATATGACACCATGACATTCTATACCAGAGCAGGAGATATTCTTTCAAGGTTTTCAATATTTGCATTAGGCTTTTTACTGTTTTATTTTCTGATTGAATGGTTTAAAAAGAAAATGAAGAAAGCATAA
- a CDS encoding T9SS type A sorting domain-containing protein translates to MKRIYILWSMLPVSLMAQNFTEVQTSMNNFYYSAADIADIDNNGTMDIVLNGAIDSDGDGNVDSTYNEVYQNNGTTLLPYAGLGADVTHLGDIKFIDYNNDGLMDIISTGLSYMDVVNYRQYRFKNTGTGFVKEAELPGKIYGSVEVFDFNHDGKSDYAINGTQYGHGGGFGNTLDYYKNTGAGFDTTENWIDGTQNGSFKVVDLNNDNLLDLVIIGSDINGVPVSKVYMNQAGVLTHTQDLASVAVGKIDFADFNADGFQDLVVIGRDGNDDGYFAVLMNDGTGNLTPQTITGTDISDVSLSVGDLNNDGYYDFIISGNENYNAVVKTYIYDVSNNKFNEGALSGVTALGGPGLINLFDFNNDRHLDILLGGFDWAASDLPSLTKVFKNNSTAANAKPAAPTQLNLTKNGNRFNFTWSGASDDKTPVNALRYEITVGSTQGAHDIARYVVTTPSWFLDLDPAIQNVYWSVKSIDASKVYSDASTQSVLGTAEIKSDKKIVIYPNPVSDKVYIKGEKVSEAEMYSMDGKRLNISVNGDQSIDVSHLPQGVYLLKLKIKNEITTRKLTIK, encoded by the coding sequence ATGAAGAGGATTTATATTTTATGGTCTATGTTGCCCGTCAGTCTGATGGCTCAGAATTTTACTGAGGTACAGACCAGCATGAATAATTTTTATTATTCTGCGGCAGATATTGCAGATATAGACAACAATGGAACAATGGATATTGTGCTCAATGGAGCAATAGATTCTGATGGCGACGGAAATGTAGATAGTACTTATAATGAAGTGTATCAGAATAATGGAACTACATTATTACCCTATGCAGGACTAGGAGCTGATGTAACCCATCTTGGAGATATTAAATTCATTGATTATAATAATGACGGGCTGATGGATATTATTTCCACAGGGCTTAGCTATATGGATGTTGTGAATTATAGACAATACAGATTCAAAAATACAGGAACAGGGTTTGTAAAAGAGGCTGAACTTCCCGGGAAAATTTATGGATCAGTAGAGGTTTTTGATTTTAATCACGATGGAAAATCGGATTATGCTATCAACGGAACTCAATATGGCCATGGAGGAGGTTTCGGAAATACATTGGATTATTATAAAAATACGGGTGCCGGCTTTGATACAACAGAAAACTGGATTGACGGAACTCAAAACGGCAGTTTTAAGGTAGTAGATCTTAATAATGACAACCTTTTGGACCTTGTGATTATAGGGTCAGATATTAATGGAGTTCCGGTTTCTAAAGTATATATGAATCAGGCAGGAGTTCTTACTCATACACAGGATCTTGCTTCTGTAGCTGTGGGAAAAATAGATTTTGCAGATTTCAATGCGGATGGTTTTCAGGACCTTGTTGTAATCGGGAGAGATGGAAACGATGACGGATATTTTGCGGTTCTGATGAACGATGGCACAGGTAATCTGACTCCTCAAACGATTACTGGAACTGATATTTCAGATGTTTCGTTGAGTGTTGGTGACCTTAATAATGATGGTTATTATGACTTCATTATTTCGGGGAATGAAAACTATAATGCTGTTGTGAAAACGTATATTTATGATGTTTCCAATAATAAGTTTAATGAAGGAGCATTATCGGGTGTAACTGCACTGGGAGGTCCGGGGCTGATCAATCTATTTGATTTTAATAATGATCGTCATCTGGATATTTTATTGGGTGGATTCGACTGGGCCGCTTCTGATCTGCCTTCACTGACTAAAGTTTTTAAAAATAATTCTACAGCGGCAAACGCAAAGCCTGCAGCGCCTACTCAATTGAATCTGACTAAAAACGGAAACCGATTTAATTTTACATGGAGCGGTGCTTCAGATGACAAAACCCCGGTGAATGCATTACGTTATGAAATTACGGTAGGATCTACACAGGGAGCTCATGATATTGCCAGATATGTGGTGACAACACCATCATGGTTTCTGGATCTTGATCCGGCCATTCAGAATGTGTACTGGAGTGTGAAATCTATTGATGCTTCAAAAGTATATTCTGATGCTTCTACACAAAGTGTGCTGGGAACAGCAGAAATCAAATCTGATAAAAAAATTGTTATCTATCCGAATCCTGTATCAGATAAAGTCTATATCAAAGGAGAAAAGGTTTCAGAAGCTGAAATGTATTCTATGGATGGGAAGAGGTTGAATATCAGTGTGAATGGAGATCAGTCTATTGATGTATCTCATTTGCCTCAAGGAGTGTATCTATTAAAACTGAAGATAAAAAACGAAATAACCACACGGAAGCTTACGATTAAATAA
- the rpmB gene encoding 50S ribosomal protein L28 encodes MSRICQITGKRAMVGNNVSHANNKTKRRFEINLLEKKFYLPEQDKHVTLKVSAHGLRVINKIGIEEAIERATRNGLIKKN; translated from the coding sequence ATGTCAAGAATTTGCCAAATAACAGGAAAGCGTGCAATGGTTGGTAACAACGTTTCTCACGCTAATAACAAAACGAAGCGTCGTTTTGAAATTAACTTATTAGAGAAGAAGTTTTACCTTCCAGAGCAAGATAAGCACGTAACACTGAAAGTATCAGCTCATGGATTGAGAGTGATTAACAAGATTGGAATCGAGGAAGCTATTGAAAGAGCTACTAGAAACGGATTGATTAAAAAGAATTAA
- the rpmG gene encoding 50S ribosomal protein L33 encodes MAKKGNRVQVILECTEHKESGMPGMSRYISTKNKKNTTERLELKKYNPVLKRSTLHKEIK; translated from the coding sequence ATGGCAAAAAAAGGAAATAGAGTTCAAGTAATCCTTGAATGTACAGAGCACAAAGAAAGCGGTATGCCAGGAATGTCTAGATACATTTCTACAAAAAATAAAAAGAACACTACAGAGAGATTGGAATTGAAAAAATACAATCCTGTTCTTAAGAGATCTACCCTTCACAAAGAAATTAAGTAA
- a CDS encoding DUF4295 domain-containing protein, whose amino-acid sequence MAKKVVATLQSGQSKKMTKVVKMVKSSKSGAYVFEEKVMNADEVDGYLKK is encoded by the coding sequence ATGGCAAAGAAAGTAGTAGCAACCCTACAAAGCGGTCAGTCTAAGAAAATGACGAAAGTGGTGAAAATGGTTAAGTCTTCTAAATCAGGAGCTTACGTTTTCGAAGAAAAAGTAATGAATGCTGACGAAGTAGACGGTTATTTGAAAAAATAA
- a CDS encoding RidA family protein: protein MKKILVLACTATFLFSFSQKTMSPVEYKSSPKVFSIKGLSQSVSIDCGSSKMILLSGQVPLDPEGNLVGNTIEEQTHQVFKNIESILKEYGGTGKDIIKLGIFTTDIKKTPDFRKVRDLYVNLQNPPVSSLVEVSRLFRDDVLIEVEATAVIKNK from the coding sequence ATGAAAAAGATACTTGTTCTGGCCTGCACAGCAACTTTTCTATTTTCATTCAGTCAGAAAACAATGAGTCCTGTAGAATATAAAAGTTCGCCAAAAGTCTTCAGCATAAAAGGTCTGTCACAGTCAGTAAGTATTGACTGCGGGAGTTCCAAAATGATTTTATTATCCGGGCAGGTACCTCTGGATCCGGAAGGTAATCTTGTGGGAAATACTATAGAAGAGCAGACGCATCAGGTTTTCAAAAATATTGAAAGCATCCTGAAAGAATATGGAGGAACAGGAAAAGATATTATCAAACTGGGAATCTTTACGACAGATATCAAAAAAACACCTGATTTTAGAAAAGTCAGGGATTTGTATGTCAACCTTCAGAACCCTCCTGTAAGCAGCCTTGTGGAAGTGAGCAGGCTTTTCAGAGATGATGTGCTTATAGAAGTAGAAGCCACAGCAGTGATTAAAAATAAATAA